CTTCAAGGAAAAAGGCATCAAAGTAAACTAAGTGACATCGGGGTGAGTTAATCTCACCCCTTCTGCTTTAATGCAGTACATAAATATAAATATATACAGGCTGAGACATGAATCAAAACGTGATTGACAATGAAACCCAAGAAAAACTAGATGCCTTCATCAAGCAGGAAGAAGGCGACTCTAATGACTACAAAGGACTTCTCGCCAAGTTCATTACCTTGGTTGCGGTTGGCATGTCTTTATTTCATTTGTATGCAGCCTACTCCATTGTGCCAACACAACAATTGCGCGTCATACACGTTGCTCTAGTCTTGTTTTTAGTGTTTCTTAGTTTTCCTATATCAGCACGGTTTAAAAATAAATTGATGTTTTGGGACGTTTTGTTTGCCATCGGATCAGTAGCAATTGCGTACTACATCTTAAGTGGTGGCGATGATTTCATGGACAGAAATACCGCCCCAAATTCAACCGACGTCATGATCGGCATTGGCCTTATCCTACTCATTCTTGAGAGCGTAAGAAGAACTAATGGCATGGTTTTAGTGACCGTCACGGTACTCTTCTTGCTCTATGCCCTCTTTGGTAATTACCTACCTGCGCCATGGACCCATAAAGGCTATGGACTAGATCGCTTGGTTGGTTATATGTATATGACTTTGGAAGGGATCTATGGCACTGCCGTCGATGTCTCTGCAACGCTAATTATTCTCTTCACCATCTTTGGCGCCTTCTTGCAATTTACTGGTGCAGGCAAATTCTTTATTGACTTCTCTTTTGCCGCCATGGGTGGCAAATCTTCAGGGGTAGGCAGAACAATTGTCTTATCTTCATTCCTCATGGGTGGCCCATCTGGTTCTGGCGTAGCAACTACCGTCACCGTAGGCTCAGTTGCTGCACCAATGCTCGATAAGGTTGGCTATGAAAAGAATGCTGCTGGTGGGCTATTGGCAGCAGGTGGTCTGGGCGCGATTATTTCACCGCCAGTGCTGGGAGCTGCTGCATTCTTAATTGCAGACTTTTTAAAGATCTCCTATTTAGACGTCTTGCTGATGGCAACCATCCCCACCATACTGTTCTATCTTGGCTTGTTCGTGATGGTGGAGATTGATGTTCGCAAATACGGCATGAAGAACATTCATTTTGAATCAGCAGAAAGCGCTTGGGAGCTTACCAAAAAGTACTGGTTCCACTTCTTCTCACTGATTTCCATTGTGGTATTCATGATGTTTGGCTTCTCGCCTGTAATGTCTGTTTTCTGGGCAACGGTAGTGTCAGCCTTCTCTAGCATGCTGCGTGAAGATACTGCGATCATCCCTTGGGCCTGGTTTAAGGGTAAGGAGCCTATACTTTCAGGACTCTATAACTCCAATCTTACTAAAGCTCTTTCTTCAGGATCTACTGGTGTTTTGGCTATTGCTGCAACCTGCGCAGGCGCGGGCTTAATTGTTGGCACCGTCACACTCACTGGTCTTGGATTGAAGTTCAGCTCAATTGTGATTCAGTATGCAGGTGGCTCACTCCTGCTCACAGCCATCTTTACCGCCTTAATTGTTTGGATTGTGGGTCTTGCAGTTCCGGTGACGGCCTCATACATCATTTGCGCAGTGATTGCTGCACCAGCTTTAATCAATTTAGGTGTGCCAGATTTTGCAGCGCATATGTTTATCTTCTACTATGCCGTTCTCTCAGAGGTTTCTCCTCCAACAGCGCTCTCTCCATTTGCGGCAGCCGCAATTTGCAAGGGCAATCCATACAAAACAACTTTGCAAACCTGGAAATACGTAGCACCTGCAATTTTGGTGCCGTTTATGTTTGTCCTGGATAAGTCTGGAGTGAG
Above is a genomic segment from Polynucleobacter sp. MG-5-Ahmo-C2 containing:
- a CDS encoding TRAP transporter fused permease subunit, with the protein product MNQNVIDNETQEKLDAFIKQEEGDSNDYKGLLAKFITLVAVGMSLFHLYAAYSIVPTQQLRVIHVALVLFLVFLSFPISARFKNKLMFWDVLFAIGSVAIAYYILSGGDDFMDRNTAPNSTDVMIGIGLILLILESVRRTNGMVLVTVTVLFLLYALFGNYLPAPWTHKGYGLDRLVGYMYMTLEGIYGTAVDVSATLIILFTIFGAFLQFTGAGKFFIDFSFAAMGGKSSGVGRTIVLSSFLMGGPSGSGVATTVTVGSVAAPMLDKVGYEKNAAGGLLAAGGLGAIISPPVLGAAAFLIADFLKISYLDVLLMATIPTILFYLGLFVMVEIDVRKYGMKNIHFESAESAWELTKKYWFHFFSLISIVVFMMFGFSPVMSVFWATVVSAFSSMLREDTAIIPWAWFKGKEPILSGLYNSNLTKALSSGSTGVLAIAATCAGAGLIVGTVTLTGLGLKFSSIVIQYAGGSLLLTAIFTALIVWIVGLAVPVTASYIICAVIAAPALINLGVPDFAAHMFIFYYAVLSEVSPPTALSPFAAAAICKGNPYKTTLQTWKYVAPAILVPFMFVLDKSGVSLLLMGSSSALEQADWLQIAWISFTAVVGIICLAGGLQGWFIEKTKIFERIIMVLSGVALAYPSTEADLVGFIGFGLVLITQSMTYFKLNRKAS